In Sphingomonas sp. KC8, the sequence GTGTTCGATCAGCGCGTGACGGTGACGCATGGTCTGGAAATCGGCAGCCACGAGCTTTGCCACGCCTGCCGGCGGCCGGTGAGCGAAGCCGATCGCGCATCCCCGCATTACAGGGTCGGGGTCAGTTGCGCCGCCTGCCATGACGAGCGCAGCGACGCCCAGCGCGCGGGCTATGCCGAACGCCACCGGCAGGAACATCTGGCGGCATCCCGTGGCGAAGCGCATATCGGCGCGGCGCGCGCCCAGCCCCGTGACGACTGATCCGATCCTCTACAGTTTCCGGCGCTGCCCTTATGCGATGCGCGCGCGGCTGGCCCTGCTTGCGAGCGGCGTGATCTGCGAAATCCGCGAGGTGAAGCTTTCCGCCAAGCCGGCCGATATGATCGCAGTGTCGCCCAAAGGGACGGTGCCGGTGCTGATCCTGCCTGATGGCGGCGTGATCGATGAAAGCATTGATATCATGCGCTGGGCGCTCGGCCAGCATGATCCCGAACATTGGCTCGACCATGATGATGCAGCCCTGATCGCGGCCAATGACGGGCCGTTCAAGCACCATCTGGATCGCTACAAATATCCCGATCGCCACGCCTCGGATCCCGCCGCGCACCGTGCCGCCGGCCTGGCGCTGCTGGTCGTGCTCGATCAA encodes:
- a CDS encoding glutathione S-transferase — its product is MAKRISARRAPSPVTTDPILYSFRRCPYAMRARLALLASGVICEIREVKLSAKPADMIAVSPKGTVPVLILPDGGVIDESIDIMRWALGQHDPEHWLDHDDAALIAANDGPFKHHLDRYKYPDRHASDPAAHRAAGLALLVVLDQRLALNANLCGAARGLTDMAIMPFVRQFAATDRAWFDAQPLPHLQSWLARHVGSPLFETAMIRLHPWHPGDAPILFPPAGSA